The following proteins come from a genomic window of Mariniflexile sp. TRM1-10:
- a CDS encoding HAD family hydrolase, translating into MNFSKVKLVVSDMDGTLLNPNHEVSPRFLNQFNELKKRNIHFVAASGRQYQSILDKLYTIKDDISIIAENGGMIKYDNKEHILLKLATENIIKSVEILRQIDGAYIVLCGRKSAYIETSNPDFVSKLSKYYSEFQVVEDLTKVTDDDFLKIAVFHFESSEKNILPHLTTLKSDMQIIVSGQNWLDISHADANKGYALSILQKKLGVTKEETMVFGDYNNDLQMLELAHFSYAMENAHTEVKKTARFQTKSNSEEGVELILERLITG; encoded by the coding sequence ATGAATTTTTCAAAAGTAAAACTAGTAGTTTCAGACATGGATGGCACGCTGCTAAATCCTAACCATGAAGTAAGCCCACGATTCCTCAATCAATTTAACGAACTGAAAAAGAGAAACATTCATTTTGTGGCCGCTAGTGGACGCCAATACCAAAGTATTCTGGATAAACTATATACCATAAAAGATGATATTTCAATTATTGCCGAAAATGGCGGTATGATAAAATACGATAATAAAGAACATATTTTATTAAAGCTAGCAACAGAAAATATTATTAAGTCCGTTGAAATCTTACGCCAAATAGATGGTGCTTATATTGTTTTATGTGGAAGGAAATCGGCATACATAGAAACTTCAAACCCTGATTTTGTTTCAAAACTCAGTAAATATTATTCTGAATTTCAAGTTGTTGAAGATTTAACCAAAGTTACCGATGATGATTTTCTAAAAATAGCGGTTTTTCATTTTGAAAGCTCTGAAAAAAATATACTACCTCATCTAACCACCTTAAAAAGCGACATGCAGATTATTGTTTCCGGTCAAAACTGGTTAGATATTTCGCATGCTGATGCAAATAAAGGCTATGCTTTAAGTATTCTTCAAAAAAAATTAGGGGTAACTAAAGAAGAAACAATGGTTTTTGGCGATTATAACAACGATTTACAAATGCTAGAACTTGCTCATTTTAGTTATGCCATGGAAAACGCCCATACCGAAGTAAAAAAAACAGCTCGTTTTCAAACCAAAAGTAATTCCGAAGAAGGTGTTGAATTAATCCTTGAAAGACTTATTACTGGTTAA
- a CDS encoding DUF5679 domain-containing protein, whose protein sequence is MEGYCVKCKDKKEIKDAAEVTMKNGRKAMKGKCPSCGTGMFRILGK, encoded by the coding sequence ATGGAAGGATACTGTGTAAAATGTAAAGACAAAAAAGAGATAAAAGATGCTGCCGAAGTTACTATGAAAAATGGTAGAAAAGCAATGAAGGGTAAATGCCCAAGTTGTGGTACTGGTATGTTTAGAATTTTAGGTAAATAG
- a CDS encoding DUF58 domain-containing protein — MDIQNELNKAEGFKNLELLAKQVVEGFIAGMHKSPFHGFSAEFAEHKIYNKGESTRHIDWKLFAKTEKLYTKRYDDETNLRCHIIIDNSSSMHYPEVQTFSIENLNKIAFSVLAAASLMQILKKQRDAVGLSIYSDAYDYYAPEKGSERHHQMLLNHLSEAVVSKTKSKQTETYKYLHEIAEKIHKRSMIFLFTDMFQTSEDETKLFEALRHLKYNKHEVILFHVFDKEKELQFDFDNKPKRFIDVETGEYINLYADSIKENYNRAVGTYFDALKLKCLQYKIKYVEADVNKDFNNILTTYMVERKKFV, encoded by the coding sequence ATGGATATACAAAACGAACTAAATAAAGCAGAAGGTTTTAAAAACCTCGAATTACTAGCAAAACAGGTAGTGGAGGGGTTTATTGCCGGTATGCATAAAAGTCCGTTTCATGGATTTTCGGCAGAATTTGCTGAACACAAAATTTACAACAAAGGAGAAAGCACACGTCACATAGATTGGAAGTTATTTGCAAAAACCGAGAAACTTTATACCAAGCGGTATGACGATGAAACCAATTTACGTTGTCATATCATTATAGACAATAGCAGTTCGATGCATTATCCTGAGGTACAAACGTTTTCTATTGAGAATCTTAATAAAATTGCGTTTTCGGTTTTGGCTGCCGCTTCGTTAATGCAGATTTTAAAAAAACAGCGGGATGCAGTTGGTTTAAGTATTTATAGTGATGCGTATGATTATTATGCACCCGAAAAAGGAAGTGAGCGCCATCATCAAATGTTATTGAACCATTTAAGTGAAGCAGTTGTTTCAAAAACCAAAAGTAAGCAAACGGAAACATATAAGTATTTGCATGAAATAGCAGAGAAGATTCATAAGCGTTCCATGATTTTTTTGTTTACAGATATGTTCCAAACAAGTGAAGATGAAACCAAGTTGTTTGAAGCGCTGCGGCATTTAAAATATAATAAGCATGAGGTGATTTTGTTTCATGTGTTTGATAAAGAGAAAGAATTACAATTTGATTTCGATAACAAGCCCAAACGTTTTATTGATGTTGAGACAGGCGAGTATATTAATTTATATGCCGATAGTATTAAAGAAAATTATAATCGTGCTGTGGGTACTTATTTTGATGCTTTAAAGCTTAAATGTCTACAATACAAGATAAAATATGTGGAGGCTGATGTAAATAAAGATTTTAATAACATCTTGACAACATACATGGTAGAACGAAAAAAGTTTGTTTAG
- a CDS encoding ClpP family protease, which yields MSDKIKVQDVIDRKLIEQRKVFLWGQVDDESAKHVIDRLLYLDALETKDIHLYVNSPGGYVTSGFAIYDCIKSINSEVSTICTGFAASMGSIILSAGQKGKRFIQPHARVMIHQPSGGARGPASDIEITAKEIILTKELSAQILADNCGQTFEKVMKDFNRDHWMGAQESVEYGIVDAVI from the coding sequence ATGAGTGATAAAATAAAAGTTCAAGATGTTATTGATAGGAAATTAATAGAGCAGCGAAAAGTGTTTTTATGGGGGCAAGTAGATGATGAGTCTGCAAAGCACGTTATAGATAGATTGCTATATTTAGATGCTTTAGAAACAAAGGATATCCATTTGTACGTAAACAGCCCAGGTGGTTATGTAACATCAGGTTTTGCAATTTACGATTGCATTAAATCCATAAACAGCGAAGTATCTACCATTTGTACAGGTTTTGCTGCATCTATGGGGTCTATAATTCTTTCGGCTGGACAAAAAGGAAAACGTTTTATACAACCACATGCACGTGTCATGATTCATCAACCAAGTGGTGGTGCGCGTGGTCCAGCCAGTGATATTGAAATTACAGCAAAGGAAATTATTTTAACTAAAGAGTTAAGTGCGCAAATATTAGCCGATAATTGTGGTCAGACTTTTGAAAAAGTGATGAAAGATTTTAACAGGGATCATTGGATGGGAGCTCAAGAATCGGTTGAATATGGCATTGTTGATGCTGTTATTTAG
- the trxA gene encoding thioredoxin, whose product MALEITDATFEETVLKSSKPVLVDFWAAWCGPCRMVGPIIEQISEEYEGKAVVGKVDVDANQEFAAKYGVRNIPTVLVFQNGEVVGRQVGVAPKNAYTEAIDSLL is encoded by the coding sequence ATGGCATTAGAAATAACAGATGCAACGTTTGAGGAAACAGTATTAAAAAGCAGTAAACCTGTATTGGTAGATTTTTGGGCTGCTTGGTGTGGACCATGTAGAATGGTTGGGCCAATTATTGAACAAATAAGTGAAGAATACGAAGGGAAAGCGGTTGTTGGAAAGGTTGATGTAGATGCAAACCAAGAATTTGCTGCAAAATATGGCGTGCGTAACATACCTACTGTTTTGGTTTTTCAGAACGGCGAAGTCGTTGGACGTCAAGTTGGTGTAGCGCCAAAGAACGCTTATACTGAGGCGATTGATTCGCTTTTGTAA